Proteins encoded within one genomic window of Formosa agariphila KMM 3901:
- the rny gene encoding ribonuclease Y: MDNSIILIAGGTLLGVIIGFIIAKTLEKSNAAKGISNAKAEAQRIIKDATNDGESIKKDKILQAKEKFIELKSEHEKVILSRDKKIADAEKRTRDKESQVSNELSKQKKLNSEFEAKLKDYNYRLDFLDKKELEIERLHKSQVEQLEVISSLSAEEAKSQLVESLKGEAKNDALAFIQSTIEESKLTAQQEARKIIINTIQRIGTEEAVDNCVSVFNIESDDVKGRIIGREGRNIRAIEAATGVEIIVDDTPEAIILSCFDSVRREVARLSLHKLVTDGRIHPARIEEIVKKTRKQIEQEIIEVGKRTVIDLGIHNLHPELIKMVGRMKYRSSYGQNLLQHSREVAKLCGIMAAELGLNPKLAKRAGLLHDIGKVPDAEADMETPHAILGMQWAEKYGEKDDVINAIGAHHDEIEMKSLLAPIIQVCDAISGARPGARRQVLDSYIQRLKDLEDIAFGFTGVKKAYAIQAGRELRVIVESEKVTDQNASDLSFNISQKIQTDMTYPGQVKVTVIRETRAVNIAK, from the coding sequence ATGGATAACTCAATTATATTGATTGCAGGAGGAACGCTACTAGGCGTAATCATTGGCTTTATAATAGCCAAAACTTTAGAAAAGAGCAATGCTGCTAAAGGTATCTCGAATGCTAAAGCAGAAGCACAACGCATTATTAAAGACGCTACTAACGATGGAGAATCCATCAAAAAAGATAAAATATTACAAGCAAAAGAAAAGTTTATTGAACTGAAATCTGAACACGAAAAAGTAATTTTAAGTCGTGATAAAAAGATTGCTGATGCTGAGAAACGTACTAGAGACAAAGAATCTCAAGTCTCTAATGAGCTTTCAAAACAAAAAAAATTAAACAGTGAGTTTGAAGCTAAATTAAAAGATTACAATTATAGATTAGACTTTTTAGATAAAAAGGAATTAGAAATTGAACGCTTACACAAAAGTCAGGTCGAACAATTAGAAGTTATTTCTAGTTTATCTGCAGAAGAAGCGAAATCGCAATTGGTAGAATCTTTAAAAGGTGAAGCTAAAAACGATGCTTTAGCATTTATTCAAAGTACGATTGAAGAATCTAAACTTACCGCACAACAAGAAGCAAGAAAAATTATTATTAACACCATTCAACGTATTGGTACAGAAGAAGCGGTAGACAACTGTGTGTCTGTATTTAATATTGAAAGCGACGATGTTAAAGGACGTATTATTGGTCGTGAAGGTCGAAATATTCGTGCTATTGAAGCTGCAACAGGTGTAGAAATTATTGTAGACGATACGCCAGAAGCTATTATCTTATCATGTTTCGATTCTGTTCGTCGTGAGGTTGCTCGTTTATCGTTACACAAATTAGTAACAGATGGTCGTATTCACCCAGCGCGTATTGAAGAAATTGTTAAGAAGACAAGAAAACAAATTGAACAAGAAATTATTGAAGTTGGTAAACGTACAGTTATCGATCTTGGAATTCATAATTTACATCCAGAACTTATTAAAATGGTAGGACGTATGAAATACCGTTCGTCTTACGGTCAAAACTTACTACAACACTCGCGTGAAGTCGCTAAGCTTTGTGGAATCATGGCAGCAGAGTTAGGATTAAATCCGAAGTTAGCTAAACGTGCAGGGTTATTACACGATATTGGTAAAGTGCCAGATGCGGAAGCAGACATGGAAACACCTCACGCTATTTTAGGGATGCAGTGGGCAGAGAAATACGGAGAAAAAGACGACGTAATTAATGCTATTGGAGCTCACCACGACGAAATAGAAATGAAATCGTTGTTGGCACCAATTATTCAGGTGTGTGATGCTATTTCAGGAGCAAGACCAGGAGCAAGACGTCAAGTACTCGATAGTTATATACAACGTTTAAAAGATCTTGAAGATATTGCTTTCGGATTTACAGGCGTAAAGAAAGCCTATGCTATTCAAGCTGGTAGAGAATTACGTGTAATTGTTGAGAGTGAAAAAGTAACAGATCAAAATGCATCTGATTTATCATTCAATATTTCACAGAAAATCCAAACGGATATGACTTATCCAGGTCAAGTTAAAGTTACTGTAATTCGTGAAACAAGAGCAGTTAACATTGCGAAGTAA
- a CDS encoding TlpA family protein disulfide reductase, protein MPQIKIFLLVCLGTMLIGCQKETKSLYKTSVLQDGFPEILKPLEKDLPFELLSQTHLESNNDSIDIYFGSLKQGNQKGNWIALASNKKIKQFSTVDLEQNPENEKENDIDLEFNNATNRISLRIKEFDTIINSITYSWINKTTLTDSLTVITIDKPLAKGKTFPFIKFTDRNGNEINLENFKDQTIVINWWAVWCTPCRKEIPGLNKLVNKYSDKNVKFVSITDDSVDRVSNFLKEHEFLYDITFISENDRVLFGNSYPKHIVIDSNKTITFYKEGGNEFFWEELDRHLTVLQAN, encoded by the coding sequence ATGCCTCAAATAAAAATATTCCTGTTAGTATGTTTGGGAACTATGTTAATCGGATGCCAGAAAGAAACTAAGAGTTTATATAAAACCTCTGTATTGCAAGATGGCTTCCCAGAAATATTAAAACCTCTTGAAAAGGATTTACCTTTTGAATTATTAAGTCAAACACATTTAGAGTCCAATAACGACTCAATTGATATATATTTTGGAAGTCTAAAACAAGGCAACCAAAAAGGAAACTGGATTGCGTTAGCTTCAAATAAAAAAATTAAACAATTCAGTACGGTTGACTTAGAGCAAAACCCAGAAAACGAAAAAGAAAATGATATAGATTTAGAGTTTAACAATGCAACTAATAGAATATCATTAAGAATTAAAGAGTTTGATACTATCATTAATAGTATAACGTATTCTTGGATCAATAAAACTACTTTAACCGACTCCCTGACAGTAATTACAATCGACAAACCTCTTGCAAAAGGAAAAACTTTTCCATTTATCAAATTCACGGACCGTAATGGAAATGAAATCAATTTAGAGAACTTCAAGGATCAAACCATAGTTATTAATTGGTGGGCAGTTTGGTGTACTCCTTGTAGAAAAGAAATTCCTGGCTTAAACAAATTGGTTAATAAATATTCTGATAAAAATGTCAAATTTGTTTCAATTACTGACGATTCAGTCGACAGAGTTTCTAACTTTTTGAAAGAACATGAATTCCTTTACGATATCACCTTTATTTCTGAAAACGATAGGGTTTTATTTGGTAATTCATACCCTAAACATATTGTAATAGATAGCAACAAAACCATAACATTTTATAAGGAAGGTGGAAATGAATTTTTCTGGGAAGAACTTGACCGCCACTTGACAGTACTGCAAGCAAATTAA
- a CDS encoding IS256 family transposase — MKPEDLLNEDFLKQFKNAPELTSFLEQLHKRGIEKLLEGELDAHLDYDKHKKSKAANLRNGYTKKKLKSVLGETEIQVPRDRDSSFNPLIVKKRESTTEGIENIIISLYAKGMSNSDIEEQIRELYDFNISTSTISRITDKITEDVIAWRNRPLEATYLIVWMDGIVFKVRENSKVINKTIYIAVGLRTDGKKEVLGLWLGKNESSAFWMSVLTDIKARGTQDILITATDNLNGFTDTIKTIFPKSTTQICVVHQIRNSCRYVVWKDKKEFTRDMKQIYTAPTKEAAKAALNDFKTKWDSKYSYAIKSWENNWDELTVFFDFPIEIRTIIYTTNLIENLNGKIRKYTKNKLSFPTDEAVMKSVFLALRESTKKWTMPIRNWGVILNQFLAIFENRIKL; from the coding sequence CTAACATCCTTTTTAGAACAGTTGCACAAACGTGGTATTGAGAAGTTACTAGAAGGGGAACTAGATGCCCATTTAGACTACGATAAGCACAAAAAAAGTAAAGCAGCCAACCTTCGAAATGGTTACACTAAAAAGAAATTAAAATCCGTTTTAGGAGAAACAGAGATTCAAGTTCCTCGAGACCGTGATAGTTCTTTTAATCCTTTAATTGTAAAGAAAAGAGAAAGTACAACAGAAGGCATCGAAAATATTATTATATCGCTTTATGCCAAAGGCATGAGTAACAGTGATATTGAAGAACAAATACGTGAGCTGTACGATTTTAATATTTCTACATCCACTATTTCAAGGATTACAGATAAGATTACAGAAGATGTTATTGCTTGGCGGAACAGGCCTTTGGAGGCCACTTACCTAATTGTTTGGATGGATGGCATCGTATTTAAAGTTAGGGAAAACTCTAAAGTCATAAACAAGACTATTTATATTGCAGTAGGCCTGAGAACAGATGGCAAAAAGGAAGTCCTAGGATTATGGTTAGGTAAAAATGAATCTTCAGCCTTTTGGATGAGTGTTTTAACCGATATTAAAGCTCGAGGAACTCAAGATATACTTATCACAGCTACCGATAATTTAAATGGATTTACGGATACTATTAAAACTATTTTTCCGAAATCAACGACTCAAATTTGTGTTGTGCATCAAATAAGAAATTCGTGTCGTTACGTGGTCTGGAAGGACAAAAAGGAATTTACTCGTGACATGAAGCAAATCTATACTGCTCCTACAAAAGAAGCTGCCAAAGCTGCTTTAAATGACTTCAAAACTAAATGGGATTCTAAATATTCTTACGCCATTAAAAGTTGGGAAAATAATTGGGATGAGCTTACAGTATTCTTTGATTTTCCTATTGAAATAAGAACCATAATCTACACCACAAATCTTATAGAAAACCTAAATGGAAAGATACGGAAATACACAAAAAACAAACTCTCGTTTCCAACCGATGAAGCAGTTATGAAATCCGTGTTTTTAGCTTTGAGAGAAAGCACTAAAAAATGGACCATGCCAATCAGAAATTGGGGAGTGATACTAAATCAATTTTTAGCTATATTTGAAAACAGGATTAAGTTATAA